In Nematostella vectensis chromosome 2, jaNemVect1.1, whole genome shotgun sequence, one genomic interval encodes:
- the LOC116604279 gene encoding uncharacterized protein LOC116604279, translating into MLHLLLWVCTCLANTRALGDPVSFLPTRDSPGLLKGCYSRPALGTLCFLVHEDFMYVRDSQGGNVVFYLKYNKDTHYFQAMRHHIIRFRDKTISSGRSDHHASPWHVRSLIKRALHKNRLKQTRARRAVFKSRVHSRIGLYKALLLGYLSQELHTRVSKARVAISPLLAQRFHLMALGTLRALGPSFKKVKAQNHRHSAKLYTKHRPGETRVETKKNGDNFHIDKARSLSDDAKLRRENRVDRDAVFSTSLASSPIRPQPTKHSTCSVPGHATSGSCDMRGRSSDCFGMCGTVCWCWSWVCGDCCLHTGCYQHDWCCRRGYLTIHCLCPWCFGFDCTRGYRGYPECLRD; encoded by the exons ATGCTTCACTTACTCCTTTGGGTGTGCACTTGTTTAGCTAATACAAGAGCACTAGGTGATCCTGTTAGCTTCTTGCCTACTAGAGACAGTCCGGGTCTGTTGAAGGGATGCTACTCTCGTCCCGCGCTTGGGACTTTGTGCTTTCTCGTCCATGAGGACTTCATGTATGTGCGGGACTCCCAGGGTGGCAATGTTGTCTTCTACCTCAAGTACAACAAAGACACGCACTACTTTCAAGCCATGCGTCACCACATCATAAG GTTCCGAGACAAAACAATAAGCAGCGGAAGAAGCGACCACCACGCGTCGCCGTGGCATGTGAGGTCTTTAATCAAGAGGGCCCTCCACAAAAACCGCCTCAAACAGACCCGCGCAAGACGAGCAGTCTTCAAGAGTAGAGTACATTCCCGGATTGGGCTTTACAAGGCACTGCTTTTAGGTTATCTCTCACAGGAGCTTCATACACGGGTGTCCAAGGCCAGAGTAGCGATCTCGCCACTTTTGGCTCAGCGGTTTCACTTGATGGCTCTAGGGACCCTTCGTGCTCTTGGCCCCTCATTCAAGAAGGTCAAAGCCCAAAATCACCGACACAGCGCCAAACTTTACACAAAACATCGCCCTGGCGAGACAAGAGTTGAGACTAAAAAGAATGGCGACAATTTTCATATAGATAAAGCACGAAGCCTTTCTGACGATGCTAAATTAAGACGGGAGAATCGAGTTGATCGTGACGCAGTGTTTAGCACTTCTCTCGCCTCTAGCCCCATTCGTCCGCAGCCAACGAAGCACTCAACGTGCAGTGTACCAGGGCACGCTACGAGCGGCTCGTGCGACATGCGTGGGCGCAGCAGCGATTGTTTTGGGATGTGCGGTACGGTGTGCTGGTGTTGGTCCTGGGTGTGTGGAGACTGCTGTCTCCATACGGGGTGCTACCAACATGACTGGTGTTGTCGCCGAGGATATCTAACCATCCACTGTTTGTGCCCATGGTGCTTTGGTTTTGACTGCACCAGGGGTTACCGAGGTTACCCCGAGTGTTTGCGTGATTAA
- the LOC5521143 gene encoding stabilizer of axonemal microtubules 2, with protein sequence MVVNRQYSAATEKLLKDRGLKCVCELCDCGRYHRHEGCTRNVQKMQQVFKRPGMGQVETDYQATYKSHNAAPRHLRRPLPKLRNPHPPPMDFRTEQRLQFVERELPFTKPCKMMESYTISSSKLDGATEYNQEYKDRGPPSIVHLSRPKTVTSKPEAKFQGETTHNATFTAKKPLPQATYGELPTFTGSILFPDKTSAMKTWNQEVYKGKYAPVAKTCVPGADQVDIGVEGDHYHTTTHQDTYKTPAHEGRQELQKRKAVISMGKRAKFQGDTQFRSDFPGYHGRMPKPAKSVQPPPATLSLKMNNDQNFETTNNDTFKITWDPKTIGRTQMMKPEMSTHVNPDLKMEVMTQTMVDYTQKAPVKVPVIRPPTRTEPSNIKFEGETAYQSQFKPHENVPFKRYGDFHESAVYLKPISKFHQDGSVTTQDFKGAIGGRPRTTFKPEQQLQMTDGKILDKTVYKADFIQKNQDECSYLKWVSNHQVQKEADKILQKQQPIEKREAMITGR encoded by the exons ATGGTGGTGAATAGGCAGTATTCCGCCGCTACTGAAAAGCTTCTCAAGGATAGAGGATTGAAGTGTGTTTGCGAGTTATGCGATTGCGG ACGGTATCATCGCCATGAGGGTTGTACACGGAATGTCCAAAAAATGCAGCAGGTTTTTAAACGCCCAGGCATGGGGCAAGTTGAGACAGATTACCAGGCTACGTACAAGTCACATAATGCCGCCCCCAGGCATCTCCGAAGACCCCTCCCAAAGCTGAGAAATCCACACCCTCCTCCCATGGATTTTAGAACAGAGCAGAGGTTGCAGTTTGTGGAAAGAGAGTTGCCATTTACAAAACCTTGCAAG ATGATGGAATCATATACTATATCATCGTCTAAGTTAGATGGTGCAACTGAATATAACCAGGAATACAAAGATCGTGGACCACCTTCTATTGTGCATTTAAGCCGCCCGAAGACAGTCACTTCTAAACCAGAAGCCAAATTTCAGGGAGAGACCACCCACAACGCTACGTTCACCGCTAAAAAGCCTTTGCCACAGGCTACTTACGGAGAGCTGCCAACCTTCACAGGCTCAATTCTTTTCCCAGATAAAACCAGTGCCATGAAAACATGGAACCAAGAGGTGTATAAGGGTAAATATGCTCCAGTCGCTAAGACTTGTGTGCCTGGCGCTGATCAAGTGGATATAGGGGTGGAAGGGgatcactaccacaccaccacccaccaaGACACCTACAAAACACCAGCTCACGAGGGCAGACAAGAGCTGCAAAAGCGCAAAGCAGTTATCAGCATGGGGAAGCGGGCCAAGTTCCAGGGCGACACCCAATTCAGGAGTGATTTTCCAGGTTATCATGGTCGAATGCCAAAACCTGCCAAGTCTGTTCAGCCACCCCCCGCAACTCTCTCACTAAAGATGAACAACGACCAGAACTTCGAAACCACCAATAATGATACCTTTAAAATAACATGGGACCCTAAGACAATTGGCAGAACCCAGATGATGAAACCGGAAATGTCAACCCACGTTAACCCGGATCTCAAGATGGAAGTCATGACTCAAACAATGGTGGATTACACACAAAAGGCGCCCGTCAAAGTACCCGTGATCCGACCACCCACACGAACAGAACCAAGCAACATCAAGTTTGAAGGCGAAACGGCATACCAGAGCCAGTTCAAGCCTCACGAAAACGTACCATTCAAGAGATACGGCGATTTCCACGAATCCGCCGTGTACCTAAAACCCATATCGAAGTTCCACCAAGATGGTTCAGTGACAACACAAGACTTTAAGGGCGCAATTGGCGGGAGACCACGCACGACTTTCAAACCTGAACAGCAATTGCAGATGACAGACGGCAAGATACTGGACAAGACCGTGTATAAGGCAGATTTCATCCAGAAAAACCAGGACGAGTGTTCCTACCTCAAGTGGGTTAGCAATCACCAGGTCCAGAAGGAAGCGGACAAGATCTTACAAAAACAACAGCCAATAGAGAAGAGGGAGGCTATGATCACAGGGCGCTAA